Proteins encoded within one genomic window of Brenneria nigrifluens DSM 30175 = ATCC 13028:
- a CDS encoding GntR family transcriptional regulator gives MDTPFQINNNEPVNQQIYRVLRKDIVECIIPPGKLLSEKEISMRFAVSRQPVREAFIKLAEAGLVQILPQRGTFVMKISEKRVADARFIRQALECAIVRRAAETVTDEQLLMLEHNLRRQELAAQNERMREFLSLDDSFHQYLTQIARCPLAWETIESIKATMDRVRFLSLSQVSPPESLIEQHYLIFNGLKARDPDAAEQAIGAHLQELIYSITPIAQQNGDWFEQP, from the coding sequence ATGGACACTCCTTTTCAGATCAACAACAATGAACCTGTAAACCAGCAAATTTACCGCGTGTTGCGTAAAGACATCGTGGAATGCATCATTCCGCCGGGTAAGCTGCTGTCCGAAAAAGAGATATCAATGCGTTTTGCGGTGTCTCGCCAGCCGGTGAGAGAGGCGTTTATCAAGCTGGCCGAAGCCGGACTGGTGCAGATACTGCCGCAGCGCGGCACCTTCGTGATGAAAATTTCTGAAAAACGGGTGGCCGACGCCCGTTTTATTCGTCAGGCGCTGGAGTGCGCCATCGTTCGCCGCGCGGCGGAAACGGTTACCGACGAGCAATTATTAATGCTGGAACATAACCTGCGCCGCCAGGAACTGGCCGCGCAAAATGAACGGATGCGCGAGTTTCTCAGCCTTGACGACAGTTTTCATCAGTATTTAACCCAGATTGCACGGTGTCCGCTGGCGTGGGAAACCATTGAGTCGATTAAAGCGACCATGGACAGAGTCCGTTTCCTCAGTTTAAGCCAGGTCTCCCCGCCGGAGAGCCTTATTGAGCAACATTATCTTATTTTCAATGGGTTGAAGGCCCGCGATCCCGATGCTGCCGAGCAGGCGATTGGCGCGCACTTACAGGAATTGATTTACTCGAT
- a CDS encoding mannitol dehydrogenase family protein, with translation MNLSPSNLHRLSQGTIIPEYDRKLLKTRIVHLGFGAFHRAHQAVYADQLAAGHGSDWGYCEVNLIGGERQIADLRQQDLLYSVCEMSGSHWHGRIVGVVRQALHGEADGIDRVLTAMTQPDIAIVSLTVTEKGYCYLPSTASIDTNHPLIQHDLAHPRQPRSAPGAIVEALRLRRDKSLKPFTVMSCDNMPNNGSVTRNVVLALAQAQDAALATWIADNVSFPSTMVDRIVPAVTPETLEKIAQVIGGIQDPVGIACEPFRQWVIEDNFVAGRPAWEKVGAELVTDVLPYEEMKLRMLNGSHSFLAYLGYLAGYQYIDECMQDSDYVRAARRLMLDEQATTLHVENVDLAAYAESLLERYRNTGLKHRTWQIAMDGTLKLPQRMLDSIRVHLARGESFDLLALGVAGWMRYVGGVDDRGQPIDISDPLREKLAQLVAQSEDGQGRVRALLSLRDVFGNDLPDNPVFMQQVAEAYRLLQTHGAKKSVALVLQKKNRR, from the coding sequence ATGAATCTTTCACCAAGCAATCTTCACCGGCTGTCCCAGGGAACGATTATCCCTGAATATGACCGCAAGTTACTGAAAACCCGCATCGTGCATCTTGGTTTCGGCGCTTTCCACCGGGCTCATCAGGCGGTTTATGCCGACCAGTTGGCCGCCGGGCACGGCAGCGACTGGGGGTATTGCGAAGTTAACCTGATCGGCGGCGAGCGGCAAATTGCCGATCTGCGGCAGCAGGATTTACTCTATTCGGTGTGCGAAATGAGCGGCAGCCACTGGCATGGCCGTATTGTGGGGGTGGTGCGCCAGGCTCTTCATGGCGAAGCGGACGGGATTGACCGCGTGCTGACCGCGATGACGCAGCCGGATATTGCCATTGTCTCGCTGACGGTGACGGAGAAAGGGTATTGCTACCTGCCGTCAACCGCATCCATTGATACCAATCACCCGTTGATTCAGCACGATCTGGCTCATCCGCGGCAACCCCGCTCCGCGCCCGGCGCGATTGTTGAAGCGCTGCGGCTACGGCGGGACAAATCCCTCAAGCCGTTTACGGTGATGTCCTGCGACAATATGCCGAATAACGGCAGCGTCACCCGCAATGTGGTTCTCGCACTGGCGCAGGCGCAGGATGCCGCCCTGGCAACGTGGATAGCGGACAATGTCAGCTTTCCTTCCACCATGGTGGATAGGATTGTTCCCGCCGTTACGCCGGAGACGCTGGAGAAGATCGCGCAGGTTATCGGCGGGATTCAGGATCCGGTGGGGATCGCCTGCGAACCCTTCAGACAATGGGTAATTGAAGATAATTTCGTCGCCGGACGTCCCGCATGGGAGAAGGTTGGCGCCGAACTGGTGACGGACGTCCTGCCTTACGAAGAAATGAAGCTGCGCATGCTCAACGGCAGCCACTCCTTTCTGGCTTACCTCGGTTATCTGGCCGGCTATCAGTATATTGATGAGTGTATGCAGGATAGCGACTATGTCCGGGCTGCGCGCCGGCTTATGCTGGATGAGCAGGCCACTACGCTGCACGTCGAGAATGTCGATCTGGCGGCCTATGCCGAATCCTTGCTGGAGCGCTATCGCAATACCGGGCTGAAACACCGCACCTGGCAAATCGCCATGGACGGAACATTGAAGCTGCCGCAACGTATGCTGGATTCCATTCGCGTCCATCTGGCCAGGGGCGAGTCTTTCGATCTGCTGGCGTTAGGGGTGGCGGGGTGGATGCGTTACGTCGGCGGCGTGGACGACCGGGGGCAACCCATCGACATCAGCGATCCGCTGCGGGAAAAACTGGCGCAGCTGGTGGCGCAGAGTGAGGACGGGCAGGGCAGAGTCCGGGCGTTATTAAGCCTGCGCGACGTATTCGGCAACGATTTGCCGGACAACCCCGTTTTTATGCAACAGGTCGCTGAGGCTTATCGGTTATTGCAGACCCATGGCGCCAAAAAGTCCGTCGCTCTGGTGTTACAGAAGAAAAATAGACGCTGA
- a CDS encoding MFS transporter → MNNKQIDTGQHKPVRSTTDLVKAAVSGWLGTALEFMDFQLYSLGAALVFHEIFFPEQSAAMALILAMGTYGAGYVARIVGAFIFGRMGDAVGRKKVLFITITMMGICTTLIGVLPTYAQIGIFAPILLVTLRIVQGLGAGAEISGAGTMLAEYAPKGKRGIISSLVAMGTNCGTLSATAIWAVMFFALDREELLAWGWRIPFLASVVVMLFAIWLRLNLKESPVFEKVNNEAAEDHSLSNSVSVQNEPKSLLEMFNSKSFWLATGLRFGQAGNSGLIQTFLAGYLVQTLLFDKYIPTDALMISSIIGFITIPLLGWLSDKIGRRTPYIILNISAILLAYPMLSIIVDKNTDVNIIITCIIVIHNFAVLGLFALENITMAEIFGARNRFTQMAISKETGGLVAVGFGPVLAGIFCNITGSWWPIAVMVIVYSLIGLFSAICMPEVKDRDLDELEDAA, encoded by the coding sequence ATGAACAACAAACAAATAGATACCGGGCAGCATAAGCCTGTGCGGAGTACGACCGACCTGGTAAAAGCGGCCGTATCCGGATGGTTGGGCACTGCTTTGGAATTTATGGATTTTCAGTTGTACTCGTTAGGCGCCGCGCTGGTGTTTCATGAAATATTTTTCCCTGAACAGTCGGCGGCCATGGCGTTAATTCTGGCTATGGGAACATACGGCGCTGGCTATGTGGCGCGTATCGTCGGCGCTTTTATCTTCGGTAGAATGGGGGATGCGGTAGGCCGGAAGAAAGTGCTGTTTATTACCATCACCATGATGGGGATCTGTACGACATTAATCGGTGTGTTACCCACCTACGCCCAGATCGGTATTTTTGCGCCGATCCTGCTGGTGACATTGCGTATCGTCCAGGGGTTGGGCGCGGGCGCGGAGATATCCGGCGCCGGGACGATGCTGGCCGAATATGCGCCAAAAGGTAAGCGCGGCATAATTTCCTCCCTGGTGGCGATGGGCACCAACTGCGGGACGCTCAGCGCGACGGCGATATGGGCCGTTATGTTCTTTGCCCTCGACAGAGAAGAGTTATTGGCGTGGGGCTGGCGTATTCCTTTCCTGGCCAGCGTCGTGGTGATGCTGTTTGCCATCTGGCTGCGGTTGAATCTGAAAGAGAGTCCGGTGTTTGAAAAAGTGAATAACGAGGCTGCCGAAGATCATTCATTATCAAATAGCGTTAGCGTGCAAAATGAACCGAAATCCCTACTGGAAATGTTTAACAGCAAGTCTTTCTGGCTGGCAACCGGATTACGCTTCGGGCAAGCCGGTAATTCGGGGCTGATTCAGACATTCCTGGCGGGATATTTGGTACAGACGCTGTTATTCGATAAATATATTCCCACCGACGCACTGATGATCAGCTCTATTATCGGCTTTATCACCATTCCGTTACTAGGCTGGCTCTCCGATAAAATTGGCCGCCGTACGCCTTATATCATTCTGAATATCTCGGCGATTTTGTTGGCGTATCCTATGCTCTCAATTATCGTGGATAAAAATACCGACGTTAATATCATTATTACCTGCATTATTGTTATTCATAATTTCGCCGTATTAGGCCTGTTCGCTCTGGAAAATATCACCATGGCGGAAATTTTCGGCGCGCGGAATCGCTTCACTCAAATGGCTATTTCCAAAGAGACCGGCGGTTTGGTCGCCGTTGGGTTCGGTCCCGTCCTGGCCGGTATTTTCTGCAATATCACCGGCTCATGGTGGCCGATTGCGGTGATGGTCATCGTCTATTCGCTGATAGGGTTGTTCTCGGCCATTTGCATGCCTGAAGTAAAAGATCGTGATTTGGACGAGCTGGAAGACGCGGCGTAA
- a CDS encoding Zn-dependent oxidoreductase, whose translation MKSVVIKQPNELAIEQRDVPRPAKGDVRVKVALAGICGSDSHIYRGHNPFAKYPRVIGHEFFGVIDAVGEGVDTSRIGERVSVDPVVSCGRCYPCSVGKPNVCTSLVVLGVHRDGGFSEYSVVPDKNAYPIPDDIADEFAVMVEPFTISANVAAQVKPTQRDIALIYGAGPMGLTSVQVLKGVYQVKEVIVVDRIPERLAMAQRCGADKVINNASLSLKDELDKLKIKPTLIIDAACHPSILSEAIAIASPAARIAIMGFSSDPCQITQQGITSKELSIFSSRLNANKFPLVIEWLQKKKIDPLKLITHRFDYQQVVEAIDIFEKDKKSCCKVLLKFDR comes from the coding sequence ATGAAAAGCGTGGTGATAAAACAGCCGAATGAGTTGGCGATCGAGCAACGAGACGTGCCTCGACCGGCCAAAGGCGATGTCAGGGTCAAGGTGGCGTTGGCCGGAATTTGCGGTTCGGATAGCCATATTTATCGCGGTCACAATCCTTTCGCCAAATACCCGCGGGTAATCGGTCATGAGTTTTTTGGCGTCATTGACGCCGTCGGCGAAGGCGTGGATACCTCGCGTATCGGTGAAAGAGTGTCTGTTGATCCCGTGGTCAGCTGCGGACGCTGTTACCCTTGTTCCGTCGGTAAACCAAACGTCTGTACGTCTTTAGTGGTGCTGGGCGTGCATCGCGATGGCGGGTTTAGCGAGTACAGTGTGGTGCCGGATAAAAATGCGTACCCTATTCCGGATGATATAGCGGATGAATTTGCGGTAATGGTAGAGCCTTTCACCATTTCTGCCAATGTCGCCGCCCAGGTTAAGCCAACGCAAAGGGATATTGCCCTGATTTACGGCGCTGGGCCGATGGGGCTGACCTCCGTTCAGGTTTTAAAAGGGGTTTATCAGGTAAAAGAGGTTATTGTCGTCGATCGCATCCCCGAACGTCTAGCTATGGCGCAGCGTTGCGGGGCGGATAAAGTGATTAATAACGCTTCACTGTCATTAAAAGATGAATTGGACAAGCTGAAAATCAAACCAACGTTGATTATTGACGCGGCCTGCCATCCGTCAATTTTATCAGAGGCGATAGCCATAGCCTCTCCCGCCGCGCGCATCGCGATTATGGGCTTTTCCAGCGACCCCTGTCAGATAACCCAACAGGGTATTACCAGCAAAGAGCTCTCTATTTTCTCTTCAAGGCTTAATGCGAATAAATTTCCGCTGGTTATTGAATGGCTGCAAAAGAAAAAGATCGATCCGTTAAAATTAATCACCCACCGATTTGATTATCAACAGGTGGTGGAAGCGATTGATATATTCGAAAAGGATAAAAAAAGCTGCTGCAAGGTATTACTGAAGTTTGACCGTTAG
- the manD gene encoding D-mannonate dehydratase ManD produces the protein MKIVSAEVFVTCPGRNFVTLKITTDSGVTGIGDATLNGRELSVASYLQDHICPQLIGRDAQQIEDIWQYFYKGAYWRRGPVTMSAISAVDMALWDIKGKAANMPLYQLLGGASRTGVMVYCHTTGRTIDEVLDDYAKHRDMGFKAIRVQCGVPGMETTYGMAKGKGLAYEPATKGDWPEEQLWSTEKYLDFTPKLFAAVRDKFGFAEHLLHDMHHRLTPIEAARFGKSIEDYRLFWMEDPTPAENQECFRLIRQHTVTPIAVGEVFNSIWDCKQLIEEQLIDYIRTTITHTGGITGMRRIADFASLYQVRTGSHGPSDLSPICMAAALHFDLWVPNFGVQEYMGYSEQMLEVFPHSWVFDKGYMHPGDKPGLGIEFDEKLAAKYPYEPAYLPVARLEDGTLWNW, from the coding sequence GTGAAAATTGTCAGCGCAGAAGTATTTGTGACTTGCCCGGGGCGTAACTTCGTCACCTTGAAAATCACCACGGACAGCGGAGTGACCGGTATCGGCGATGCGACGCTTAACGGTCGTGAACTGTCGGTCGCTTCTTATCTACAGGATCATATTTGCCCGCAATTGATTGGGCGTGATGCGCAACAGATTGAAGATATCTGGCAGTATTTTTATAAAGGCGCCTATTGGCGTCGCGGTCCGGTGACCATGTCGGCCATTTCAGCCGTGGATATGGCGCTATGGGATATCAAAGGCAAAGCGGCCAATATGCCGCTTTATCAACTGCTGGGCGGCGCATCGCGCACCGGCGTGATGGTTTATTGCCATACCACCGGCCGCACCATCGATGAAGTGCTGGATGATTACGCCAAACACCGCGATATGGGATTTAAAGCGATTCGCGTGCAGTGCGGCGTGCCCGGTATGGAAACCACCTACGGGATGGCGAAAGGCAAAGGCCTGGCCTATGAGCCGGCAACCAAGGGCGACTGGCCGGAAGAGCAACTGTGGTCGACGGAAAAATATCTCGATTTCACCCCGAAACTGTTTGCGGCGGTGCGTGACAAATTTGGCTTCGCGGAACATCTGCTGCACGACATGCATCACCGCCTGACGCCGATAGAAGCCGCGCGCTTCGGCAAGAGCATCGAAGATTACCGCCTGTTCTGGATGGAAGATCCCACCCCGGCGGAAAACCAGGAGTGTTTCCGCCTGATTCGGCAGCATACGGTTACGCCGATTGCCGTCGGGGAAGTCTTTAACAGCATTTGGGACTGCAAGCAGCTGATTGAAGAGCAGCTAATCGACTATATCCGCACCACGATTACTCATACGGGCGGCATTACCGGTATGCGGCGGATTGCCGACTTTGCCTCTTTATATCAGGTGCGCACCGGCTCGCACGGCCCGTCCGATCTGTCGCCGATTTGCATGGCGGCGGCGCTGCATTTCGATCTCTGGGTACCCAACTTCGGCGTACAGGAATATATGGGCTATTCCGAACAGATGCTGGAAGTGTTCCCCCATAGCTGGGTGTTTGACAAGGGTTATATGCACCCCGGCGATAAACCGGGACTGGGCATCGAGTTTGATGAAAAGCTGGCCGCCAAATACCCCTATGAACCCGCCTATCTGCCGGTCGCGCGCCTGGAAGACGGCACACTGTGGAATTGGTAA
- a CDS encoding 4Fe-4S dicluster domain-containing protein has translation MEEFSRRRFIAYMGSAIVVTGNSSLALAQTTDEPAKTAKSTAVKYGLLHNEQRCIGCNACIGACKTTNSVPDGVTRLEILKTVDLPAEGKTRAFKQYFRKSCQHCENPPCVSVCPTGASFKDALTGIVDVNDKRCVGCRYCIAACPYHVRFINPVSKTADKCNFCRETNLAAGKQPACVEICPTKALVFGDLNDPDSDISKMIKSNSTYRSKVYLGTEPQLYRVPGRRGEIDNA, from the coding sequence ATGGAAGAATTCTCTCGTCGTCGTTTTATCGCTTACATGGGAAGCGCTATTGTTGTAACCGGGAATTCCAGCCTGGCGCTGGCGCAAACTACGGATGAACCCGCGAAAACCGCCAAATCCACCGCCGTCAAATATGGTCTGCTGCACAATGAGCAACGCTGCATTGGCTGCAATGCCTGCATCGGCGCCTGTAAAACCACCAACAGCGTGCCGGACGGCGTGACCCGGCTGGAAATACTTAAAACCGTCGATCTCCCGGCCGAGGGGAAGACCCGGGCATTCAAGCAATATTTCCGCAAATCCTGTCAGCACTGCGAAAACCCGCCTTGCGTCTCCGTATGTCCGACCGGAGCCTCATTTAAAGATGCGTTAACCGGAATCGTCGACGTCAATGATAAACGCTGCGTCGGCTGCCGCTACTGCATCGCCGCCTGTCCGTATCATGTGCGTTTCATTAATCCGGTCAGCAAAACGGCGGACAAATGCAACTTTTGCCGGGAAACCAATCTGGCCGCGGGGAAACAGCCCGCCTGCGTTGAAATATGCCCGACCAAAGCCCTGGTGTTCGGCGATCTGAACGATCCCGATAGCGATATCTCGAAAATGATCAAGAGTAATTCAACCTATCGGTCAAAAGTTTATCTTGGCACCGAACCACAACTTTATCGCGTACCGGGCAGACGGGGAGAAATAGACAATGCTTAA
- the nrfD gene encoding cytochrome c nitrite reductase subunit NrfD: protein MLNAFHFDTLVWDWPIAIYLLLVGISAGMVSLSILIKYYAPAEYNGGNNVIKSTAIVAPLAVIIGLLILIFHLTRPLTFWYLMVFYSPTSIMSLGVMLFQVYFVVIALWIINLYREPLLRLIESKIRRPALTALAQKITGVIAGKAGLIEKTLLVLAVLLGCYTGFLLSALKSFPLLNNPVLPVLFLASGTTSGIAVAMLANAISRSASGNTATMHFIHKIENPVIYAEVFLLFAFFVGLFLGGGQKTVAAHTALTGFWGGVFWIGIIGLGIAVPLIASFMRKKREPGRGSLAAMAALSLLGVFLLRMFVLYAGQMTVA, encoded by the coding sequence ATGCTTAACGCCTTCCATTTCGACACCCTGGTATGGGACTGGCCCATCGCCATTTATCTGTTGCTGGTGGGCATCTCCGCGGGAATGGTGTCGCTGTCGATTTTGATTAAATACTATGCGCCCGCCGAATATAACGGCGGCAACAACGTTATAAAGTCGACGGCGATCGTCGCCCCGCTGGCCGTTATTATCGGTCTGCTGATTCTGATTTTTCACCTCACCCGTCCTCTGACATTCTGGTATCTGATGGTGTTCTACAGCCCTACCTCCATTATGTCGCTCGGGGTAATGTTATTTCAGGTCTATTTTGTGGTCATCGCCTTGTGGATTATCAACCTCTACCGCGAGCCTTTACTCCGCCTGATTGAAAGCAAAATCCGTCGTCCGGCGCTCACCGCGCTGGCGCAAAAAATCACCGGCGTGATTGCCGGTAAAGCCGGGCTGATTGAAAAAACGCTGCTGGTGCTGGCCGTGCTGCTCGGCTGCTATACCGGTTTCCTACTCTCCGCGCTGAAATCGTTCCCGCTGTTAAACAACCCGGTGTTACCGGTATTGTTCTTGGCGTCCGGCACCACCTCCGGCATTGCGGTTGCGATGCTGGCCAACGCCATCAGCCGTAGCGCCTCCGGTAATACCGCCACCATGCACTTTATTCATAAAATAGAGAATCCGGTTATCTATGCCGAAGTGTTTCTGCTGTTCGCCTTCTTTGTCGGCCTGTTTCTGGGCGGCGGGCAAAAAACGGTGGCGGCGCATACCGCGCTTACCGGCTTCTGGGGCGGCGTGTTCTGGATCGGCATCATCGGGCTGGGGATTGCCGTTCCGTTAATCGCCAGCTTTATGCGTAAAAAGCGGGAACCAGGCAGAGGCAGTCTCGCGGCGATGGCGGCGTTAAGCCTGCTGGGCGTTTTCCTGCTGCGCATGTTCGTGCTCTATGCCGGACAAATGACGGTGGCCTAA
- a CDS encoding MFS transporter: MNTPWVLFWIASITFFMQSLDTTMLYIAIPAIADSLHQPVLRMEMIVISYVITVVAFTPVNGWLSEHLGEKKTYLLAIGIFMLGSLLCVTAHSIISLSVFRFIQGIGGALMLPIIRTVILRTTPQAMKLIFLNRITLLGLLGTMIGPVLGSFLVNLFSWRIIFIANIPLSFICLFLAKNHIPDEAVGVERQADPYGLVLLVLMLFLAAFTLTAMPKNIIPTPVAILLCLSGTGLAFLYFKRDITKRETLFPSSLFEIKTFSIGIFGGILTRVLLSSTPVVLSLMLQTTLDCKPVETSTILLLFSSGALLSKVLFEPMIKRAGYRRLLMTTTAFTSLFILAMSFAVQEKSMMQIGIIATILGILISTLHSAENTLAFSNLSNSTYNSGNNLLTMAQLISVMVSMTLTFPVLRFLSQFETIFNVSSFSLLFLLLGIGLPICCLVFKHLNEDDGHHFIHGR; the protein is encoded by the coding sequence ATGAATACGCCATGGGTCCTATTCTGGATTGCATCCATCACTTTTTTTATGCAATCCCTGGATACCACCATGCTGTATATCGCCATTCCGGCCATCGCCGACTCCCTGCATCAACCGGTGCTGCGTATGGAAATGATCGTAATTTCCTACGTCATCACCGTGGTGGCTTTCACTCCGGTCAATGGCTGGCTGTCTGAGCATTTAGGCGAAAAGAAAACCTATCTGCTGGCTATCGGCATATTTATGCTGGGGTCGCTGTTGTGCGTAACGGCGCATTCCATTATCAGCCTGAGCGTCTTTCGTTTTATTCAGGGAATCGGCGGCGCGCTGATGCTGCCGATCATCAGAACCGTGATATTAAGAACCACGCCGCAGGCCATGAAACTGATATTTCTCAACCGGATTACCCTGCTCGGTTTATTGGGCACCATGATTGGTCCGGTATTAGGCAGTTTTCTGGTTAATCTGTTTTCATGGCGGATTATTTTTATAGCCAATATCCCGCTGTCTTTTATCTGTCTTTTTTTGGCGAAAAATCATATTCCCGACGAAGCGGTCGGCGTGGAGCGCCAGGCCGATCCTTACGGGCTGGTATTGCTGGTATTAATGCTGTTTCTGGCCGCATTCACGCTCACGGCCATGCCTAAAAATATTATTCCCACACCTGTCGCCATCTTGCTCTGCTTATCCGGAACCGGTTTGGCGTTTCTTTATTTCAAAAGGGATATCACCAAAAGAGAGACGTTATTTCCCTCGTCGCTATTTGAAATAAAAACCTTCTCCATCGGTATCTTTGGCGGAATTTTAACCCGGGTGCTACTGTCGTCCACGCCCGTGGTGCTCTCATTGATGTTGCAAACGACGTTGGACTGCAAACCGGTGGAAACCAGCACGATCCTGCTGCTTTTTTCTAGCGGCGCGCTGCTGTCAAAAGTGCTTTTCGAGCCAATGATTAAACGCGCCGGCTACCGCAGGCTGCTAATGACGACCACCGCGTTTACCTCGCTATTTATTCTTGCCATGAGTTTTGCGGTACAGGAAAAATCAATGATGCAGATCGGCATCATCGCCACTATTCTGGGAATATTGATCTCAACGCTGCATTCCGCAGAAAATACCCTGGCGTTCAGCAACCTGAGCAATTCAACGTATAATAGCGGCAATAACCTGCTGACCATGGCGCAATTAATCTCGGTGATGGTCAGTATGACGCTCACCTTTCCGGTATTACGCTTTCTGTCTCAATTTGAAACGATCTTTAACGTAAGTAGCTTTAGCCTCTTATTTTTATTGCTTGGCATTGGATTACCGATTTGCTGTCTGGTATTCAAGCATCTGAATGAAGACGACGGCCATCATTTTATTCACGGCAGATAA
- the alkB gene encoding DNA oxidative demethylase AlkB: protein MNLDLFAQEEPRRWTESLAPGAVILRGFVQQQAADLMAAVNAVAARAPFRHMTTPGGYTMSVAMSNCGPLGWVTDETGYRYSPVDPLGGKPWPAMPEIFSQLAKKAAAEAGFVDFEPDACLINRYEVGARLSLHQDKDEHDRRQPIVSFSLGLSAVFLFGGMARNDRVRRLPLTHGDVVVWGGASRLRYHGISPLKGGSVPSYLPGEYRFNLTFRKAGA, encoded by the coding sequence ATGAATCTTGATTTATTTGCGCAGGAAGAACCGAGACGCTGGACGGAGTCGCTGGCGCCCGGCGCGGTTATCCTGCGGGGATTTGTTCAGCAGCAGGCCGCGGACCTGATGGCGGCGGTCAACGCCGTTGCCGCGCGGGCGCCGTTCCGCCATATGACGACGCCGGGCGGCTATACCATGTCGGTCGCCATGAGCAACTGCGGGCCGTTAGGCTGGGTGACGGATGAAACCGGCTATCGCTATTCTCCCGTTGATCCGCTCGGCGGGAAGCCGTGGCCGGCTATGCCGGAAATCTTTTCTCAACTGGCGAAAAAAGCTGCCGCTGAAGCCGGTTTTGTCGATTTTGAACCCGATGCCTGTCTGATTAATCGTTATGAGGTCGGCGCCCGGTTGTCGCTGCATCAGGATAAGGACGAACATGATCGCCGGCAGCCCATCGTCTCTTTCTCCCTGGGATTAAGCGCCGTGTTCTTGTTTGGCGGCATGGCGCGTAACGATCGGGTACGGCGTTTGCCGCTGACGCACGGCGATGTGGTGGTGTGGGGCGGGGCGTCCCGGCTGCGCTATCACGGCATTTCGCCGCTGAAAGGCGGTTCGGTGCCTTCGTACCTGCCGGGGGAATATCGTTTTAATCTGACGTTTCGTAAAGCGGGAGCCTGA
- the ada gene encoding bifunctional DNA-binding transcriptional regulator/O6-methylguanine-DNA methyltransferase Ada: MKSGDNPQDDDARWLAVLTRDKAADGGFIYAVKTTGVYCSPSCASRRPKRENVLFFASADQAQAAGFRPCKRCRQGRLSREAQQAEQITRACRMIEQIAKPPALHALAQAVGLSPFHFHRLFKAITGVTPRQYANAHRQRQVRQQLAKNDAVTAVILDNGYSAAGRFYAASDAQLGMTPKTFQHKGRGMTIYFAVGACSLGDILVAESERGICAILLGEDPQQLVEELQEMFANAQLVGGDAAFERRVAQVVGFVDAPEIGLALPLDIRGTAFQQRVWQALRDIPIGETASYSDIAARIGSPAAVRAVAGACAANRLAVAIPCHRVVRHDGSLSGYRWGVARKSALLNKEALAKAAGEPARHES; this comes from the coding sequence ATGAAATCCGGCGATAACCCTCAGGATGACGATGCGCGCTGGCTGGCGGTGCTCACGCGGGATAAGGCGGCGGATGGCGGCTTTATTTATGCGGTGAAAACCACCGGCGTGTATTGCTCCCCGTCCTGCGCCTCACGCCGACCGAAGCGTGAAAATGTGCTGTTTTTCGCCTCCGCCGACCAGGCGCAGGCGGCGGGATTCCGCCCCTGCAAGCGTTGCCGTCAGGGCAGGCTATCGCGGGAGGCGCAGCAGGCGGAACAGATTACCCGCGCCTGCCGGATGATCGAGCAGATCGCGAAGCCCCCGGCGCTGCATGCGCTGGCGCAGGCGGTGGGGCTGAGTCCTTTCCATTTTCACCGTTTGTTCAAGGCGATAACCGGCGTGACGCCCAGGCAGTATGCCAATGCCCACCGCCAACGGCAGGTGCGGCAACAGCTGGCGAAAAACGACGCCGTTACCGCCGTGATATTGGATAACGGCTATAGCGCCGCCGGGCGTTTCTACGCCGCCAGCGATGCGCAGCTGGGCATGACGCCGAAAACCTTTCAACATAAAGGACGGGGCATGACGATATATTTTGCCGTTGGCGCCTGTTCGCTGGGAGATATTCTGGTGGCGGAAAGCGAACGGGGGATTTGCGCCATCCTGTTAGGCGAAGATCCTCAGCAACTGGTCGAGGAGTTGCAGGAGATGTTCGCCAACGCGCAACTGGTGGGCGGGGATGCGGCGTTTGAACGGCGGGTGGCGCAGGTCGTCGGCTTTGTCGATGCGCCGGAAATCGGACTGGCGTTGCCGCTGGATATCCGGGGAACCGCCTTTCAGCAGCGGGTGTGGCAGGCGCTGCGCGATATTCCGATCGGGGAAACCGCCAGCTACAGCGATATCGCCGCCAGGATCGGTTCTCCCGCCGCGGTGCGGGCGGTGGCGGGGGCCTGTGCGGCGAACCGGCTGGCGGTGGCGATCCCCTGTCATCGGGTGGTACGCCACGACGGTTCGTTGTCGGGCTATCGCTGGGGAGTGGCGCGCAAAAGCGCGCTGTTAAACAAAGAAGCCTTGGCAAAAGCAGCGGGGGAGCCGGCGCGTCATGAATCTTGA